The following proteins come from a genomic window of Yinghuangia sp. ASG 101:
- a CDS encoding PaaI family thioesterase, producing MTVTASTRLSEPEQQRRRAWFRERWEHGVRFNRECGMRVGRWDSDAVEMTLPYAEELSAHEGVFHGGVVSALIDTAGGGAVIAGHDFDKGSRLSTVSMSVQYLLPAIGPEIVAHARCVRRGSRTHFAEVEVRRPDGQVCARGQVVVNIAGERPGVGEPIEAAPVSRPR from the coding sequence ATGACCGTCACCGCATCGACCCGACTGTCCGAGCCGGAGCAGCAGCGGCGGCGCGCGTGGTTTCGCGAGCGCTGGGAGCACGGAGTCAGGTTCAACCGCGAGTGCGGGATGCGCGTGGGGCGCTGGGACTCCGACGCCGTCGAGATGACCCTCCCGTACGCCGAGGAACTGTCCGCTCACGAGGGGGTCTTCCACGGAGGGGTCGTCTCGGCCCTGATCGACACGGCCGGCGGCGGAGCCGTCATCGCCGGGCACGACTTCGACAAGGGCAGCAGGCTCAGCACCGTGTCCATGTCGGTGCAGTACCTCCTCCCCGCGATCGGCCCCGAGATCGTGGCCCACGCCCGCTGCGTCCGCCGGGGCAGCCGCACGCACTTCGCCGAGGTCGAGGTGCGCCGTCCCGACGGCCAGGTGTGCGCACGGGGCCAGGTTGTGGTGAACATCGCCGGCGAGCGCCCGGGAGTCGGGGAACCGATCGAGGCGGCACCCGTGAGCCGTCCCCGGTAG
- a CDS encoding enoyl-CoA hydratase-related protein: MSEQDDDLVLYEVDEYGVATVTLNRPERKNAWSIPMERRFFELLDRAAADPEVRVVIVTGAGRAFCPGMDVRRLEQNSQPGQSLNLAERVPMYSRRNLPKPVIAAINGACAGIGLIQALICDVRFAARGARFTTAFTRRGLAGEYNLPYVLPRVIGLENALDLLLSGRTFDADEAKALGLVSRVVEPDELLDAARAYARDIAVNCSPRAMAVVRHQVYGDLDRDFTEALGRSYSTMEYFAGSPDFREGVASFTEKRPPKFEGLPSDFDPEDATRDAFLPY; encoded by the coding sequence GTGTCCGAGCAGGACGACGACCTGGTGCTGTACGAGGTCGACGAGTACGGTGTCGCGACCGTCACCCTCAACCGGCCCGAGCGCAAGAACGCCTGGAGCATCCCGATGGAGCGCCGCTTCTTCGAGCTGCTCGACCGTGCCGCGGCCGATCCGGAGGTCCGGGTCGTCATCGTCACCGGCGCGGGCCGGGCGTTCTGCCCCGGCATGGACGTGCGGCGGCTGGAACAGAACTCGCAGCCGGGCCAGAGCCTGAACCTGGCCGAGCGCGTTCCGATGTACAGCCGGCGCAACCTGCCCAAGCCGGTGATCGCCGCGATCAACGGCGCGTGCGCGGGTATCGGCCTGATCCAGGCGCTGATCTGCGATGTGCGGTTCGCCGCCAGGGGTGCGCGGTTCACCACCGCGTTCACCCGGCGCGGCCTTGCGGGCGAGTACAACCTTCCGTACGTACTGCCGCGCGTCATCGGCCTGGAGAACGCTCTCGACCTGCTGCTCTCCGGCCGCACGTTCGATGCCGACGAGGCCAAGGCCCTGGGCCTGGTGAGCCGCGTCGTGGAGCCGGACGAACTCCTGGACGCCGCGCGCGCCTACGCGCGGGACATTGCGGTCAACTGCTCGCCGCGGGCCATGGCCGTGGTCCGCCACCAGGTGTACGGCGACCTGGACCGCGACTTCACCGAGGCACTGGGCCGCAGTTACTCCACCATGGAGTACTTCGCCGGCTCGCCGGATTTCCGTGAGGGCGTGGCCAGTTTCACCGAGAAGCGACCGCCGAAGTTCGAGGGACTGCCGTCCGACTTCGACCCCGAGGACGCGACACGGGACGCGTTCCTGCCCTACTGA
- a CDS encoding acyl-CoA thioesterase, with amino-acid sequence MTLGSPDRQALVPWPVCPGWQDLTTLLRMERSGPDAFRAPVTMTGHGTLFGGLVAAFALLGAGKTVAPGRVPHSLHAYFLRRGDDTPMLDITVTRVRDGRAFAVREARVYQGRRLLLTATASFHHPEPGDEWAGDLAVPPGPDETAAIQPTQQLRDVASPFEVRHIAAARPDGFVPLHPMWLRHRAPLPDDPLTQAAALTYISDLGVVMDARPPESTLPHDFIGTSLDHTVWFHRPAQMDRWLLLESEPLSSGRGRALTHARVRDREGRLLATVLQEGLHRRPRP; translated from the coding sequence GTGACCCTCGGCAGCCCCGACCGGCAGGCGCTCGTGCCGTGGCCGGTGTGTCCGGGATGGCAAGACCTCACGACGCTGCTCCGCATGGAGCGCAGCGGCCCCGACGCGTTCCGCGCACCGGTCACCATGACCGGCCACGGCACGCTGTTCGGCGGGCTGGTCGCGGCGTTCGCGCTGCTCGGGGCGGGAAAAACCGTCGCCCCGGGGCGGGTTCCGCATTCGCTGCACGCCTACTTCCTGCGGCGCGGCGACGACACGCCGATGCTCGACATCACCGTCACCCGGGTCCGGGACGGGCGCGCGTTCGCGGTCCGCGAGGCGCGGGTGTACCAGGGTCGGCGCCTGCTCCTCACCGCGACCGCTTCTTTCCACCATCCGGAACCGGGCGATGAATGGGCCGGGGACCTGGCGGTCCCGCCGGGGCCCGACGAGACCGCGGCGATCCAGCCGACGCAGCAACTGCGCGATGTGGCCTCACCGTTCGAGGTCAGGCACATCGCCGCCGCCCGTCCGGACGGGTTCGTGCCCCTGCATCCGATGTGGCTGCGGCACCGTGCGCCACTGCCTGATGATCCGCTGACCCAGGCCGCGGCGCTCACGTACATCTCGGACCTGGGTGTGGTCATGGACGCCCGGCCGCCGGAGTCCACACTGCCGCACGACTTCATCGGTACCAGCCTGGACCACACGGTGTGGTTCCACCGCCCGGCCCAGATGGACCGGTGGCTGCTCCTCGAATCCGAACCGCTCAGCAGCGGTCGCGGCCGTGCGCTCACACACGCGCGCGTTCGCGACCGGGAGGGCCGCTTGCTGGCAACCGTGCTGCAGGAGGGGCTGCACCGCAGGCCTCGCCCGTGA
- a CDS encoding class I adenylate-forming enzyme family protein, with product MTVGAYEHAGSAARFGETDWSGRELLDRAGGAADWLDALDLPPHMPVPALVATSETALALVIGGAGSGHPIAPLGVRMTAHEIAAVVAAMDSPVLVTQPQYVGLGREVADLTGRRLVPLPDFATTGRALAADPGDVALVLHTSGTSGTPKAVPMPQWRLAARARVNGALCELGPDSLYGGSAPFHHMSGLGNIAVALGVGARVTGIRRFTVEGWRLLGALGATHTSMVPSMLEMLHKAGEMRPAHWRVLQYGGAPIRPDTLRATYEAMPGVRMLNMFGQTEGSPISVLTPEDHREAVAGRPDLLLSVGRAAPGVELRVDRPDEAGVGEVHARADHLFRVDAAGWLHSGDLGRVDPDGYVYLSGRHSDMIIRGGENVHPLEVETVIAAHPHVAEAAVIGTPDERLGQRVVAFVVPAGGEAGRPDPERLRVFTRSRLSGFKVPERWFFVDELPRNANGKVLRRALRADGD from the coding sequence ATGACGGTCGGCGCATACGAACACGCCGGGTCGGCCGCGCGGTTCGGCGAGACCGACTGGAGCGGTCGCGAACTCCTGGACCGTGCGGGGGGCGCGGCTGACTGGCTCGACGCGCTCGACCTGCCGCCGCACATGCCGGTGCCCGCCCTGGTGGCGACCTCGGAAACAGCGCTCGCCCTGGTGATCGGCGGCGCGGGATCCGGACACCCGATCGCCCCGCTGGGTGTGCGGATGACCGCCCACGAGATCGCGGCTGTCGTCGCGGCGATGGACAGCCCCGTCCTGGTGACGCAGCCGCAGTACGTCGGGTTGGGCCGCGAGGTGGCGGATCTGACGGGGCGCCGCCTGGTCCCGCTGCCGGACTTCGCGACCACCGGCCGGGCGTTGGCGGCGGATCCCGGCGACGTCGCGCTGGTGCTGCACACGTCAGGCACCTCGGGCACGCCCAAGGCGGTGCCCATGCCCCAGTGGCGATTGGCGGCGCGCGCCCGGGTCAACGGCGCACTGTGCGAGCTCGGGCCGGACAGCCTGTACGGAGGCAGCGCGCCGTTCCACCACATGTCGGGTCTGGGCAACATCGCCGTGGCCCTCGGGGTAGGGGCCCGCGTCACCGGCATTCGGCGCTTCACCGTGGAAGGCTGGCGTCTGCTCGGCGCGCTGGGCGCCACGCACACCAGCATGGTCCCGTCGATGCTGGAGATGCTGCACAAGGCCGGCGAGATGCGCCCGGCCCACTGGAGGGTCTTGCAGTACGGGGGAGCACCGATACGCCCGGACACCTTGCGGGCCACCTACGAAGCCATGCCGGGCGTGCGCATGCTCAACATGTTCGGCCAGACCGAGGGCTCGCCCATCAGCGTCCTCACGCCGGAGGACCACCGCGAGGCGGTCGCCGGGCGCCCCGATCTGCTGTTGTCCGTCGGCCGCGCGGCTCCCGGGGTCGAGCTGCGCGTCGACCGGCCTGACGAGGCCGGTGTGGGTGAGGTGCACGCCCGCGCCGACCACCTTTTCCGGGTGGACGCCGCGGGGTGGCTGCACAGCGGAGACCTGGGGCGCGTCGATCCGGACGGATACGTGTACCTGTCGGGGCGACACAGCGACATGATCATCCGAGGCGGCGAGAACGTTCACCCGCTGGAGGTCGAGACCGTCATCGCGGCGCACCCGCACGTGGCGGAGGCCGCGGTGATCGGGACGCCGGACGAGCGCCTGGGCCAACGCGTCGTGGCGTTCGTGGTGCCCGCCGGAGGAGAGGCGGGACGGCCGGATCCCGAACGGCTGCGGGTGTTCACACGCTCCCGCCTGTCCGGATTCAAGGTGCCGGAACGCTGGTTCTTCGTCGACGAGTTGCCCCGCAACGCCAACGGCAAGGTGCTGCGCCGTGCGCTGCGAGCGGATGGGGACTGA
- a CDS encoding acyl-CoA dehydrogenase family protein: MDFGLTDEQEMLRATARQFVADVCPPERAKEWDEQSHVPPELFKGMADMGWFSLPFSEEEGGDGGGPLELILIAEELGRASFDVAMCYIGVLIPGITVFRWGSEEQRAFIRDRVMTGRHRLAVGLSEPDTGSDAAALRTQAVDRGDHFLVNGQKAWCTGGGLPDTTIATYVRTGPREPKHGGISLLLVDPDSEGVEVRRTPTLARHILGTNEVFLKDVVVPRKNLVGPKDEGWKVMLSNIELEKVIITGGYLGAAQATLDEMLEYSRNRHAFGRPIGSFQSLAHAMADLQTEIDSARLLAYRAAWLLAQGKPCTREGSMAKLKGSETYVAAARLGMQVCAGHGFSTESVMSFRYRESIVATISGGTSQIQRNGIARSMGLRTY, translated from the coding sequence GTGGACTTCGGACTGACTGATGAGCAGGAGATGCTGCGTGCGACAGCACGCCAGTTCGTCGCCGACGTCTGCCCGCCTGAGCGGGCCAAGGAGTGGGACGAGCAGTCCCACGTTCCGCCCGAGTTGTTCAAGGGCATGGCGGACATGGGCTGGTTCTCGCTGCCGTTCTCGGAAGAGGAGGGCGGGGACGGAGGCGGCCCACTGGAGCTCATCCTCATCGCCGAAGAGCTCGGCCGAGCCAGCTTCGACGTGGCGATGTGCTACATCGGCGTCCTCATCCCGGGCATCACGGTGTTCCGCTGGGGCAGCGAGGAACAGCGCGCGTTCATCCGGGACCGGGTCATGACCGGCCGCCACCGCCTGGCCGTGGGGCTCAGCGAGCCGGACACCGGTTCGGACGCCGCGGCGCTGCGCACCCAGGCGGTCGACCGGGGAGACCACTTCCTGGTCAACGGACAGAAGGCCTGGTGCACCGGCGGCGGGCTGCCCGACACCACGATCGCCACGTACGTGCGCACCGGTCCCCGGGAGCCGAAGCACGGAGGCATCAGCCTGCTGCTCGTCGACCCGGACAGCGAAGGCGTGGAGGTCCGCCGTACGCCGACCCTCGCCCGCCACATCCTCGGAACCAACGAGGTCTTCCTCAAGGACGTGGTCGTCCCCCGGAAGAACCTGGTGGGGCCGAAGGACGAGGGATGGAAGGTGATGCTCTCCAATATCGAACTGGAGAAGGTCATCATCACCGGCGGCTACCTCGGGGCGGCGCAGGCCACTCTGGACGAGATGCTGGAGTACTCCCGCAACCGCCACGCCTTCGGTCGGCCCATCGGCAGCTTCCAGTCCCTGGCACACGCGATGGCCGACCTCCAGACCGAGATCGACTCCGCGCGGCTGCTGGCGTACCGCGCCGCGTGGCTGCTCGCCCAGGGCAAGCCGTGCACCCGGGAGGGTTCCATGGCCAAGCTGAAGGGGTCGGAGACGTACGTCGCCGCCGCGCGCCTGGGCATGCAGGTGTGCGCCGGCCACGGCTTCTCGACGGAAAGCGTCATGAGCTTCCGCTACCGCGAATCCATCGTCGCGACGATCTCCGGTGGCACCAGCCAGATCCAGCGCAACGGGATCGCCCGCAGCATGGGATTGCGCACCTACTGA
- a CDS encoding oxidoreductase produces MASETGIEPSHWMITGVSGGLGRALAEAVLDRGGVVVGTLRDDKQAAEFESLAPGRAFALLLDTTDTPYVLAERAARAVELAGHVDVLVNNAGYGLLGAVEEVDEQELRHQMDTNFFGPLRLIRALLPHFRERGGGHLVNISSVAGYIGMPGFGIYNASKFALEGLSEALQYELQPFGIKVTIVEPGAFRTRWAGSGLRKANRQLPEYSVIERMRGSLEALDGVQQGDPERAAEAVITAVQAPEPPRRLPLGTDAVQAVRAKTDEVGRELDTWEQLSLSTAFRAAEEV; encoded by the coding sequence GTGGCATCGGAAACAGGCATAGAGCCGTCGCACTGGATGATCACCGGGGTCTCCGGTGGTCTCGGGCGGGCGCTGGCCGAAGCCGTGCTGGACCGCGGAGGCGTCGTCGTCGGCACCCTGCGTGACGACAAGCAGGCCGCCGAGTTCGAAAGCCTCGCCCCCGGCCGGGCTTTCGCGCTGCTTCTCGACACCACCGACACCCCGTACGTCCTCGCCGAGCGGGCCGCGCGAGCGGTGGAGCTGGCCGGGCACGTGGACGTCCTGGTCAACAACGCGGGATACGGGCTGCTCGGGGCCGTCGAGGAGGTGGACGAACAGGAGCTCCGGCACCAGATGGACACCAACTTCTTCGGGCCGCTCCGCCTCATCCGCGCCCTGCTCCCGCACTTCCGCGAACGCGGCGGCGGACACCTGGTCAACATCAGTTCCGTCGCCGGTTACATCGGAATGCCGGGGTTCGGGATCTACAACGCCTCGAAGTTCGCCCTGGAAGGCCTCTCGGAGGCACTTCAGTACGAACTGCAGCCGTTCGGCATCAAGGTGACCATCGTCGAGCCGGGGGCGTTCCGCACCCGCTGGGCGGGAAGCGGGCTGCGCAAAGCCAATCGGCAACTGCCGGAATACTCGGTCATCGAGCGGATGCGCGGCAGTTTGGAAGCCTTGGACGGAGTTCAACAGGGCGACCCGGAGCGGGCCGCCGAGGCGGTCATCACCGCCGTCCAGGCCCCCGAGCCACCGCGGCGGCTGCCGCTGGGGACCGATGCCGTGCAGGCCGTGCGCGCGAAGACCGACGAGGTCGGTCGGGAGCTGGACACCTGGGAGCAACTGTCCTTGTCCACGGCGTTCCGGGCAGCGGAAGAGGTCTGA
- a CDS encoding serine hydrolase domain-containing protein, protein MVTPIDRTVADPLSVGVNPHKLDVLLRRVRLEVEHGPLPSAQVAVARNGRLAAFETWGDADPGTRYILQSVGRSVVAGVVWKLLGEGLLELGERVSAIIPEFAENGKGDVTVEQVLTHTAGFPFAPLGYPKMCDRSRRLEAFARWRLDYPPGSRFQFHLTSAAWLLAEIVERRTGLTFADYVRTQVAGPLGLTSLELGVPEERQSATIAPMTATDRTSDDQEVDPWGPWFLSDPRVLAAGEPSHSLVGTAADVALFFQAMEHSGLWKPEAVAEGSRMRFAKAPEGAELYGGGDRRTGMGLFVTVAGPDAGGNLPSTGSPELYGNSGAAYQLAFMDPESGLSFAWLCNGYPLTGYDLSRRGRALLTNVANLAADLAV, encoded by the coding sequence ATGGTCACGCCGATCGACCGCACCGTCGCCGATCCGCTTTCCGTCGGAGTCAACCCGCACAAACTGGATGTCCTGCTGCGCCGCGTCCGGCTGGAGGTCGAACACGGACCGTTGCCCTCCGCCCAGGTGGCGGTGGCCCGCAACGGCCGACTGGCCGCCTTCGAGACGTGGGGGGACGCGGACCCGGGAACCCGCTACATCCTGCAGTCCGTCGGCCGCTCGGTGGTCGCGGGCGTCGTGTGGAAGCTCTTGGGAGAGGGCCTGCTGGAGCTTGGCGAGCGAGTCTCCGCGATCATCCCCGAGTTCGCGGAGAACGGAAAAGGCGACGTCACCGTCGAACAGGTGCTCACGCACACCGCGGGGTTCCCGTTCGCGCCGCTCGGCTATCCCAAGATGTGCGACCGGAGCCGGCGCCTGGAGGCCTTCGCCCGCTGGCGGCTGGACTACCCTCCCGGTAGCCGATTCCAGTTCCATCTCACGTCCGCGGCATGGCTGCTCGCGGAGATCGTCGAGCGGCGCACCGGCCTGACCTTCGCCGACTATGTGCGCACCCAGGTCGCCGGGCCGCTGGGACTGACCAGCCTCGAACTCGGCGTCCCCGAGGAGCGCCAGAGCGCCACTATCGCCCCCATGACCGCCACCGACCGCACCAGCGACGATCAGGAAGTCGACCCGTGGGGCCCGTGGTTCCTCTCCGACCCGAGAGTGCTGGCCGCGGGCGAGCCCAGTCACTCCCTGGTGGGCACCGCGGCGGATGTCGCACTGTTCTTCCAGGCGATGGAGCATTCAGGTCTGTGGAAGCCCGAAGCCGTCGCCGAGGGGAGCCGGATGCGTTTCGCGAAGGCACCCGAGGGCGCCGAGCTGTACGGCGGCGGCGACCGGCGGACCGGCATGGGACTGTTCGTCACCGTGGCCGGGCCGGACGCCGGAGGCAATCTGCCCTCGACCGGGTCGCCGGAGCTGTACGGCAACAGCGGCGCCGCGTACCAACTGGCCTTCATGGACCCGGAGTCCGGGTTGTCCTTCGCCTGGCTGTGCAACGGCTATCCGCTGACCGGCTACGACCTGTCCCGACGCGGGCGGGCGCTGCTCACCAACGTCGCCAACCTGGCGGCGGACCTGGCGGTCTGA